The proteins below come from a single Rhodococcus sp. WMMA185 genomic window:
- a CDS encoding copper homeostasis protein CutC, producing MTLLELAVQDVEAARVARRVGAARVELCSALGVTGGLTPSIGMIEAVAQQGIAVHPLVRCRPGGYVYDADEIAVMARDVRAAVAAGASGVVLGALTPGGSVDRQALARMVDGIDRSVVEVTFHRAMDIVDDWEKALDVLVESGVTRVLTSGGAPRCIDGLEALSGIVARARGRIQVMAGGGIRVEDVARVAGTGVDAVHLSARRTVADSGGPGGGSGGYETVDESFARAVAALVA from the coding sequence ATGACCCTACTCGAGTTGGCGGTGCAGGACGTCGAAGCTGCCCGGGTTGCCCGACGCGTCGGCGCGGCGCGTGTCGAGTTGTGCTCAGCCCTGGGCGTGACCGGAGGGTTGACGCCCAGCATCGGCATGATCGAAGCGGTAGCTCAGCAAGGGATCGCCGTGCACCCGCTGGTCCGTTGCCGGCCTGGTGGGTACGTGTACGACGCCGACGAGATCGCGGTGATGGCCAGGGACGTGCGAGCGGCTGTTGCTGCGGGCGCGTCCGGTGTTGTGCTCGGTGCGCTCACGCCCGGCGGGTCCGTCGACCGTCAGGCTTTGGCCCGCATGGTCGACGGAATCGACCGATCCGTAGTCGAGGTGACGTTCCACCGCGCGATGGACATCGTGGACGACTGGGAGAAGGCCCTCGATGTGCTCGTCGAGTCGGGTGTCACCCGCGTCCTCACCTCAGGAGGAGCGCCGCGGTGCATTGACGGACTCGAAGCCCTCTCCGGCATCGTGGCTCGCGCGCGTGGGCGAATCCAGGTGATGGCGGGAGGCGGTATCCGCGTCGAGGATGTAGCCCGCGTCGCGGGCACCGGTGTGGATGCCGTTCACCTTTCCGCCCGCCGGACCGTCGCCGACAGTGGTGGGCCTGGCGGTGGTTCCGGAGGATATGAGACGGTCGACGAATCCTTCGCGCGGGCGGTAGCGGCTCTGGTCGCCTGA
- the nagB gene encoding glucosamine-6-phosphate deaminase: MEFVIRPTLAEVSSTVADIVEGYVRRGPTTLGLATGSSPLGSYQELARRHRESGLDFSQAQAFLLDEYVGLPRSHDQSYFSVIRSEFVDYVNLDTERVHSPDGESSDVAAEGERYDAAIAEAGGVDVQLLGIGTDGHIGFNEPGSSLTSRTRVKTLTEQTILDNARFFGSVDDVPHHVLTQGLGTIGEARHLVMIAFGEGKAEAIAAAAEGPLTAFCPASVIQLHRHVTVVIDEAAASKLQLLDYYRYALDHKPPWQAF; this comes from the coding sequence ATGGAATTCGTGATCCGTCCGACGCTGGCGGAGGTCAGCTCGACCGTCGCGGACATCGTCGAGGGTTACGTGCGTCGAGGCCCGACAACGCTTGGTCTTGCGACCGGATCTTCCCCGCTCGGTAGCTATCAGGAACTCGCGCGCAGGCACCGAGAGTCCGGGCTGGACTTTTCGCAGGCGCAGGCGTTCCTGCTCGACGAGTACGTCGGACTTCCGAGAAGTCATGATCAGTCGTACTTTTCGGTGATTCGATCGGAGTTCGTCGACTACGTGAACCTCGATACCGAACGGGTGCACAGTCCTGACGGGGAATCTTCAGACGTCGCAGCCGAAGGAGAGCGGTACGACGCGGCAATAGCGGAGGCAGGCGGTGTCGATGTGCAGCTTCTCGGCATCGGAACCGATGGCCACATCGGATTCAACGAGCCGGGATCGTCACTGACATCACGCACACGCGTCAAGACGCTTACCGAGCAGACCATCCTCGACAATGCGCGATTCTTCGGCAGCGTCGACGACGTGCCCCATCACGTACTGACTCAAGGGCTGGGAACCATCGGGGAAGCCCGGCACCTGGTGATGATCGCGTTCGGCGAGGGCAAGGCAGAGGCGATCGCCGCGGCTGCGGAGGGACCACTGACCGCATTCTGCCCGGCTTCGGTGATTCAGTTGCACCGGCACGTCACGGTTGTGATCGACGAGGCGGCCGCTAGCAAGTTGCAGCTTCTCGACTACTACCGCTACGCCTTGGATCACAAGCCGCCCTGGCAGGCGTTCTGA
- a CDS encoding N-acetylglucosamine-6-phosphate deacetylase: MILRGKAVVGDRTIDDAVVVTERDRISWVGAADEYRGPSPLPQPTSSILLPGLIDLHCHGGGGTEFSSSDAAGARHAINHHRGQGTTSQLGSLVSAREPVLLRQAEILAGLVESGELLGIHLEGPFLSRARCGAQDPDAIVPGDPGLFERVCDAARGTVRSMTLAPETAHFGKLLTVMRRRGVIPSLGHTDADAATTSARIADAAGQPVVATHLFNAMPPLHHRAPGAAGACLAAAGRGDMIVELIADGTHLAPETVSMVFDTVDPDQIVLVSDAMVAAGMADGDYHLGPLDVRVTQGVARLATSDGSEGAIAASTARLLDVVRSTVVDSGVDLGIAVASASRVPARLLGLEFERGTLAPNHRADIVVTDHQLRLRGVVVGGMPVGEEGVAWNS, translated from the coding sequence ATGATCCTGCGGGGCAAGGCTGTAGTCGGGGACCGAACAATCGACGACGCCGTAGTGGTTACCGAGCGTGATCGAATTTCCTGGGTCGGCGCCGCCGACGAGTACCGTGGGCCCAGTCCGTTGCCGCAGCCGACTTCCTCGATTTTGCTTCCAGGGTTGATCGACTTGCACTGCCACGGCGGTGGCGGTACCGAATTTTCCAGTTCCGACGCTGCTGGAGCCCGGCACGCTATCAACCACCATCGTGGGCAGGGGACTACCAGCCAGCTTGGCAGCCTCGTCTCGGCGAGGGAGCCGGTACTGCTCCGCCAAGCCGAGATTCTCGCCGGACTGGTCGAAAGTGGCGAGCTTCTGGGAATCCACTTGGAAGGGCCGTTTCTCTCTCGCGCCCGATGCGGTGCGCAGGATCCCGACGCGATCGTGCCCGGCGATCCCGGCTTGTTCGAAAGGGTCTGTGATGCGGCGCGAGGTACGGTCCGGTCGATGACGCTTGCGCCGGAGACCGCGCACTTCGGGAAACTGCTTACCGTGATGCGACGCCGTGGCGTAATACCGAGCCTCGGACACACTGACGCCGACGCCGCCACCACGTCGGCGAGGATCGCCGATGCAGCCGGCCAACCGGTTGTGGCCACGCATTTGTTCAACGCGATGCCGCCGCTGCACCACCGAGCTCCGGGTGCGGCAGGTGCGTGCCTGGCGGCAGCCGGGCGTGGTGACATGATCGTCGAATTGATCGCCGACGGAACACATCTCGCACCCGAAACGGTATCGATGGTGTTCGACACGGTCGATCCGGACCAGATAGTCCTGGTCAGTGATGCCATGGTGGCCGCGGGGATGGCAGACGGCGACTACCACCTCGGTCCATTGGACGTGCGGGTCACGCAGGGAGTCGCGAGGCTCGCGACCAGCGACGGTTCGGAGGGGGCCATCGCGGCCAGCACTGCGCGACTGTTGGACGTCGTCCGCTCGACGGTCGTTGACAGTGGTGTCGACCTCGGTATCGCTGTCGCATCCGCCTCCAGGGTCCCGGCCAGGCTTCTCGGCCTGGAGTTCGAGCGTGGCACCCTGGCGCCGAACCACCGTGCGGATATTGTCGTGACTGATCACCAACTTCGGCTTCGTGGCGTAGTCGTCGGCGGTATGCCTGTGGGGGAGGAAGGAGTCGCATGGAATTCGTGA